The following are from one region of the Meriones unguiculatus strain TT.TT164.6M chromosome 13 unlocalized genomic scaffold, Bangor_MerUng_6.1 Chr13_unordered_Scaffold_33, whole genome shotgun sequence genome:
- the LOC132650798 gene encoding LOW QUALITY PROTEIN: NEDD4-binding protein 1-like (The sequence of the model RefSeq protein was modified relative to this genomic sequence to represent the inferred CDS: inserted 1 base in 1 codon), which produces MGQGAGMDSPWNLSRPRLRRKPNKGSNPHHLSHWPRPDKGFQQPAGPVFAESKEPPRGKHSHSGGLPEPKPMCPPISEPLLQQPWLFPSETGSAELGGSYEDPTASFTVVQRFQEALKTPYSLALRNEPGRADLKHVVIDGGNVAMAHGLXKFFSCRGIALAVEYFWKLGNRNITVFVPQWRTRRDPHVTEQHLLGQLQDLGIVALTPARMVSRERISSHDDRFLLHLADKTGGIIVTNDNLREFVTESASWREIVARRLLQYTFMGDIFMVPDDPLGRHGPRLEEFLQKDLFPPDKQLVDDSGPPGMSSLDSVLRGPSPSPSPSPSPSPSPSQWPPPQNHGASPSPGLPQQQLFTAPVTLPRMQQKLARPAQRSWAETSELREALMSIFPDSEQKQKIDQILLAHPSTMDLNALSGLVLDAKLG; this is translated from the exons ATGGGTCAGGGGGCCGGGATGGACAGCCCATGGAACCTGAGTCGCCCCAGGCTCAGAAGGAAACCGAACAAGGGCAGCAACCCCCACCACCTTTCCCATTGGCCCAGGCCTGACAAGGGTTTTCAACAACCCGCGGGACCTGTGTTTGCAGAATCTAAGGAGCCTCCCCGTGGAAAGCATTCCCACTCAGGGGGCTTGCCTGAGCCTAAGCCGATGTGCCCCCCAATTTCTGAGCCACTCCTGCAGCAGCCCTGGCTGTTTCCTTCAGAGACAGGATCCGCAGAATTGGGTGGATCCTATGAGGACCCCACTGCCTCATTCACAGTGGTTCAGAGATTTCAAGAGGCCCTCAAGACCCCATACAGTCTGGCCTTGAGAAATGAGCCCGGCAGAGCAGATCTGAAGCATGTGGTGATAGATGGAGGTAACGTGGCCATGGCCCATGGCC AAAAGTTCTTCAGTTGCCGCGGAATAGCTCTCGCAGTGGAGTATTTCTGGAAGCTTGGCAACAGAAACATCACCGTGTTTGTCCCGCAGTGGAGAACGAGACGGGATCCTCACGTCACGGAACAGCACCTGTTGGGCCAGCTCCAGGACCTCGGCATAGTGGCTCTGACTCCTGCCCGGATGGTCTCCCGAGAAAGAATCTCTTCTCATGATGACAGGTTCCTACTGCACCTGGCAGACAAGACCGGGGGGATCATCGTGACCAATGATAACCTGAGAGAGTTTGTGACTGAGTCGGCGTCCTGGAGAGAAATTGTTGCCAGGAGACTGCTTCAGTATACGTTCATGGGAGACATATTTATGGTTCCCGATGACCCTCTGGGAAGGCACGGACCTCGGCTGGAAGAATTTCTTCAAAAGGACCTCTTTCCTCCAGACAAGCAGCTGGTTGATGATAGCGGCCCACCAGGCATGAGCAGTTTGGATTCTGTCCTCAGGGgccctagccccagccccagccccagccccagccccagccccagccccagccaatgGCCACCACCTCAGAACCACGGAGCCTCTCCAAGCCCTGGGCTTCCTCAGCAACAGCTCTTCACTGCCCCGGTCACACTGCCCAGGATGCAGCAGAAACTGGCCAGGCCCGCACAGAGATCTTGGGCAGAGACCAGCGAGTTGAGAGAGGCGCTGATGAGCATCTTCCCGGACTCTGAGCAGAAACAGAAGATTGACCAGATTCTGCTAGCTCATCCATCCACGATGGACCtgaatgccctctctggcctcgtGTTGGATGCAAAGCTGGGCTGA